Within the Medicago truncatula cultivar Jemalong A17 chromosome 4, MtrunA17r5.0-ANR, whole genome shotgun sequence genome, the region TATCAGTCGATTTAGATAATTACCAAAATTAAATTCTGGACGTAGACTGTTTTCTATGTGTTGCTCGTGCAATCAACACATAAGATCGGGACTCGAGATCGATAGCGTCAATATTCTCTCAATATCTTTCTAAGAAATttcaaaatgtttaaaatagtAGATCGATATAGTTTCATATTAGTGATTATGCTTCATAAACTCATTATTTGAAAGCATTTGTTCGTAACTCGGACAAAGTTTAGGAGAGAGGCATTGTACTTCACATATTCATTGAGTAAAATTTTTATAGTCAAAGGTAGTATGTCTAATAACCTGATTTCTTCAGGGGATGTGGCATCATTTCCCTTGAAAATCTGCTGTTTTTTGCAAGGAAATATCCGGTaaggttttgtgtttttattattcTGCACACATGAATGAACTTGATGAATCCGCCTTTATTTGCTTTCTCATTTAGTTTCTCTTGACATTTATGTTGGCAGAAAAGATGAGTTATTACTAATTTTATGGAAATTCAAATGAAGGCATCTTTTCACAGGCTGTTGTTGAAGAAAGATGGAGACCGAGCAACGTGGGAATATCCATTTGCTGCTGCTGGCATTAATATATCTTTTATGTTGATACAGATGTTAGATTTATGCTCAGGTTTGTATACAGCATGACTGCAGAACAAAATATACCGATATAGTCTCATCATAGTggggtaaccttggcgcaaccggtaaagttgttgtcatgtgactgaaaggtcaccggttcaagtcctggaaacagcctcttgcgTAAAAACaaggtaaggctgcgtacaatacaccgaatggtgggaccccttcccagaccctgcgtatgcgggggctttagtgcaccgggttgccctttttaTAGTCTCATCATAGTGCTCAGAGTTTAATAGGGATGCGCATGTTGGTGACTAGTTTTACACTGATATCCAGTGACAACTCATCATTTAACTACTCTTTAAAAATAACTGCTAAATACTAAAATCTCATTGGATATCTGTGTTAAAAGTAGTTTACACTGACAATATACGTCCCCTTTTCCTTAGTTTAAAACGTTATGTGAGCATTGCTTTCTGTCTATAATGGTCTATGAATCGATGAAACTTTTGATATATGATGTTTCTTATAATGCTATACATTGCATTTgatcaacattcattttatattatgATATTCTTGGGATGATCTTttggaattaatttttttttccatttatcaGAAAGTGATAGTAGAAAATGAATATTCTAATTACTTTTCCACTGAATGTTGTAGAAGGAAAGCCTCGATGTCTTCCTGGCATGAATTTTGTCAAGTTATTAGGCGGTAAGCATTGTATATAGTATTTGTCGATCATCCAAtttgtttttgatgttttagccCTTCAAATGCTTATAATTTTCATTGCATTGTACCACAGAAGATGAAGACGCGTTTGATGATTTATACTGTATAGCTTTTGAAATGGTGGATGCACAATGGCTGGCTATGCATGCTTCGTACATGAATTTTAACGTATTTTTGCTTTCCTTATCCTAAATGAGCTGTTTATAATTCATATAGgaaaattgttaattttaatatcgtaTGTATCCCTACAACAaacaaactttctttttttaatacgGCTTAAGGCATTATAACTTCTTCGAGAATAAAGCATAAGCCCTTctatgataagtgcttatgctataagcgctCAATTAAGATGTTTATCCACAAGAGGTCCCCAAGAGTTATTTGACCGGTGCTATACATATGAGTTTAACAATAACATTCAATGGCTTCTTTCCAAtgcaattttctttattttcagaAACCGCATTAGAAATGACCATCTGAAACTAAAATCCTGTTTGGTCCTTTCAACTTTTGCAATACACCGCTATGTAGCACCAACCAAAACCTTTTTTAACTATGTGTAAATAGTGAAGTAGATCAAACAAACGGTATAATATTTATCATAAATCATGTCGACTGACATTATTTCATGGCTTCAGGAGGTTCTACAAGCAACACGGAAGCAATTGGAGAGAGAGTTATCCTTAGAAGACATCAACAAAATACAAGACTTGCCGGCTTACAATCTATTGTACCAATAGCTCTGATCTTTCTCTTCTGTTCGCACACAACAAATTCCAAGCGGCACAATTTTGTAAGCACTGCAGAAAATTCGATTACAATGTCCATCCTCATTGAACTGAAGAGTTTACTCGTCTTCTCAATGGATTTGTATGAGTCATTTCTGTAGTTGTTTATAGCTGATATTTGGCAAATGAGCTTCTGACAATGAAATGGATTTTCGAGATACAGATGCAGTTTGAAATGGCAGTTGCACTTCTTATAATCCGAAGGAAccattgatgatttgatgagatgtGAGtccaaaattgtaaaaaaatattaattgaattaaaatctTGAAGATATAATATTGGTGAGATTAGAAGGAACAAATGCAATGCAAAAGTTCATAAACTTGTGCACACCTCTTGCTTCACCTTGTTGTCTATGCCATTGCTGCTAATACAAACTCTTATAGTTGTATATTGTTATCTTTCTATTCTGTCAACAAATATGGAGGACATTAGTTGATTTAGTTTGATTACAATAGGTATTTAATGGTGTTCTGGCATGAAAATGCATAAATTCTTACTGCAATAGTTTTGAATCCTTTCTGGTTAATTCCTTGCTTGGTGCTCCACGATGGGCAGTGACGGATCCAAAAATGTTGATTTGCGGGGGCAagattttattgttaaatatttatagaaaaattttTAGCAATGTAAAAGTGATATAATAGTAAAATCATTATCATTGAGCAAAATACTCGATATTATTAACACTATcctattatatattaaaaaaattgaagactcATCAACATCTACAAAAAGTCTTACCATAGATAACTTGCTCATTAAGTTAAGTCTTACTGTAGTTAATTAGAATAGTGTATAAGTTAAAATAGGAGGAATATAGAACCAATAAACA harbors:
- the LOC25480747 gene encoding ELMO domain-containing protein A isoform X3; translated protein: MVGSRSWIGGFFHRTNTKQNDKFVDYPLTPLEEERLQRLQERLDVPYDETSLDHQESLRALWNCAFPNVTLKGLISEQWKDMGWQGANPSTDFRGCGIISLENLLFFARKYPASFHRLLLKKDGDRATWEYPFAAAGINISFMLIQMLDLCSEGKPRCLPGMNFVKLLGEDEDAFDDLYCIAFEMVDAQWLAMHASYMNFNEVLQATRKQLERELSLEDINKIQDLPAYNLLYQ